In the genome of Streptomyces sp. Tu 3180, the window CTCAACCGGGGCGCGAAGATCGTCGCCGCGGTGCGCGAGGAGGAGAACGCCCCGCTGCTCAAGCAGTCGGGTGCCGACGCGGTCATCACCAGCGCCAGCGCCGCCGGGCGGCTGCTCGGCCTCTCGGTGCTCAGCCCCTCGGCCGGCATGGTGATGGAGGACCTCATCCAGCAGGGCTCCGGGCTCGACATCGTCGAACGGCCGGTCATAAAGGCCGAGGTGGGCAGGACGCCTCGCGAGACGGACGACCTGGTGGTGAGCGTCGTGCGCGGGCACCGGGTGCTCGGCTACGACGATCCGGACGTCGGGACGCTGGAACTGACGGACCGGTTGATCACGATCGTGCGGGCGACGCCGGGCACCCAGGTCGCGCCCGACTTCCGCCCGCTCCCCCGCCCCTGAGGACGGTCCGCGGGGCCCGTACACCCCGCGGACCCGGCACCCCGTGCGCTCCCGGCGGTCACGGAGCCGCGCCGCCCTCGGTCGCGGCTCCGTGCCCCTCGCGGTCGCGCGGGCGCGTCACTTGCGGTTGTAGAGCCGCATCGTGACCGGCCCGAAGACCAGCACGAACAGGCCCGCCCAGCCCAGCGACCAGGCGACCTCGTCCGCCGGCCAGTCGCCCGCCATCAGTCCGCGCACCGCGGACGCGAGGTGGGTGACGGGGCTGTTGTTGACGAACGCCTGGAGCCAGCCCGGCATCGTCCTCGGGTCGACGAAGACGTTGGACAGGAAGGTGAGCGGGAAGATCACCATCATGCTGACGCCCATCACCGACTTCTCGGTGCGCAGCATGAGCCCGAACATCGTCCAGATCCACGAGAACGCGAACGAGAAGAGCACCAGCAGCGCGATGCCGGCGAGCACGCCCGCGACCCCGCCGTCGGGGCGGTAGCCGAGGATCATGCCGACGGTCAGCATCACGACGGACGCGATGGTGTACCGCAGGGCGTCGCCGAGCAGATAGCCGACCATCGTCGACGGCCGCCAGATCGGCAGGCTGCGGAACCGGTCGAAGACGCCCTTCTCGATGTCCGTGTTGACCGAGACGCCGGTGTACATCGTGATCATCACGACCGACATCACCAGGATGCCCGGCAGCAGGAACTGGATGTACTCCTTCGGCGACCCGGCCAGCGCCCCGCCGAACAGGTACGTGTACATCAGCACCATCATGATCGGGAACGCGGTGACGTCGAAGAGCTGTTCCGGCACGTGTTTGATTTTCAGGACCGCGCGCCAGCCGAAGGTCAGCGAGGCGGACCAGGCGCTGGGCCGCGGCGGGCGTTCCCCGGCGACCAGCAGCTCGGCGAGGGAGTCGGCGCTGACCGGGGAGAGTTCGGTGCTCGTCGCGGTGCTCATGCCGCCACCTCGTCCTTCGGGTCGTGGGTGTGGTCGGAGCCGGACACGTGGGTGTCGTGGCCGGTGAGGGCGAGGAACACCTCGTCCAGGCTGGGCTGGCCGAGGGAGAAGTCGTCGACGGTGACGCCGGCGCGGGCCAGTTCGCCCAGTGCGCGGGCGGCCTGCTCGGCGGCGGTGTCGTGGCCGGCGGCCGTACCGAGGCGGGCGGTCAGCGCCACCGGGTCCGGTTCGGCCTGCACCTGCGCGTCGAGGACGCGGTGCAGCAGGTCCGCGGCGAGCGGCCGTTGTCCGGGGTCCCGCAGCCGCAGGTGGACGGTGCCGGCGCCGACGGACGCCTTCAGCTCGCCCTTGGTGCCCTCGGCGATCACCTTGCCGCGGTCGATGACGGCGATCCGGGACGCCAGCTGGTCGG includes:
- a CDS encoding ABC transporter permease, with amino-acid sequence MSTATSTELSPVSADSLAELLVAGERPPRPSAWSASLTFGWRAVLKIKHVPEQLFDVTAFPIMMVLMYTYLFGGALAGSPKEYIQFLLPGILVMSVVMITMYTGVSVNTDIEKGVFDRFRSLPIWRPSTMVGYLLGDALRYTIASVVMLTVGMILGYRPDGGVAGVLAGIALLVLFSFAFSWIWTMFGLMLRTEKSVMGVSMMVIFPLTFLSNVFVDPRTMPGWLQAFVNNSPVTHLASAVRGLMAGDWPADEVAWSLGWAGLFVLVFGPVTMRLYNRK